A genomic stretch from Hymenobacter psoromatis includes:
- a CDS encoding efflux transporter periplasmic adaptor subunit, whose product MKNNRILYILAAVVIVLIGGFALAKKMGWVGKPTGAEVTMAVAGPATIVEKVSASGKVQPETEVKISPDVSGEITELYVHEGDSVKKGQLLLRIRPDNYVAMVSQQSAAVGTQRANVGQAQAQLEQQAANAKQTELTYRRQASLYKQKVISQSDYEAAQAAYNASQEQLKAIRAQITAAQSTVRSAQAGLQEAQKNLNKTTIYAPVSGTVSKLNVKKGERVVGTTQMAGTEIMRIANLNNMEVRVSVNENDIIRVQLGDSADVEVDSYTTQNEKFKGIVTAIANTAKDALTAEAVTEFEVRVRLLPASYQHLVKTGPNGHSTVPFRPGMTASVDIIAERKSNVLSVPLAAVTTRSDSAAVRKDAQKVEGADARAQVVDQSGAAPKAKIEEVVFVIKDGKAVLTPVKTGISDFQNIEILSGLTAGTQVVSGPFRAVSKTLKDGTAVLVKDAASLSKDALADNGK is encoded by the coding sequence ATGAAAAATAACCGCATACTGTACATTCTGGCCGCCGTGGTAATCGTGCTCATCGGGGGCTTCGCGCTGGCCAAAAAAATGGGCTGGGTTGGCAAGCCCACGGGAGCCGAGGTGACGATGGCCGTGGCCGGACCGGCTACCATTGTGGAGAAAGTGAGCGCCTCGGGCAAAGTGCAGCCCGAAACCGAAGTGAAAATCTCGCCCGACGTGTCGGGCGAAATCACGGAGCTGTACGTGCATGAGGGCGACTCGGTGAAGAAAGGCCAGCTGCTGCTGCGCATTCGGCCCGACAACTACGTGGCGATGGTGAGCCAGCAAAGCGCCGCCGTGGGCACCCAGCGCGCCAACGTGGGCCAGGCCCAGGCCCAACTGGAGCAGCAAGCCGCCAACGCCAAGCAAACCGAGCTCACCTACCGTCGCCAGGCTTCGCTGTATAAGCAAAAAGTCATTTCGCAGTCGGACTACGAGGCGGCGCAGGCCGCGTATAATGCCTCACAGGAGCAGTTAAAGGCCATTCGGGCGCAGATAACGGCCGCCCAGAGCACCGTGCGCAGCGCCCAGGCCGGCTTGCAGGAAGCCCAGAAAAACCTCAACAAAACCACCATCTACGCGCCCGTGAGCGGCACCGTGAGCAAGCTCAACGTGAAAAAAGGTGAGCGCGTGGTGGGCACCACCCAGATGGCGGGCACCGAAATTATGCGCATTGCCAACCTCAACAACATGGAGGTGCGGGTGAGCGTGAATGAGAACGACATCATCCGGGTGCAGCTCGGCGATTCGGCCGACGTGGAAGTGGATTCCTATACCACGCAGAATGAGAAGTTTAAGGGCATCGTGACGGCCATTGCCAACACGGCCAAGGACGCGCTCACCGCCGAGGCCGTGACCGAGTTTGAGGTGCGCGTGCGCCTGCTGCCCGCCAGCTACCAGCACCTCGTAAAAACCGGCCCCAACGGCCACTCCACCGTGCCCTTCCGGCCGGGCATGACGGCCTCGGTCGATATCATTGCGGAGCGCAAAAGCAACGTGCTGAGCGTGCCCCTGGCCGCCGTAACCACGCGCTCCGACTCGGCCGCCGTGCGCAAAGACGCGCAGAAGGTAGAAGGCGCCGACGCCCGCGCCCAGGTAGTGGACCAAAGCGGGGCCGCGCCCAAGGCGAAGATTGAGGAGGTGGTATTCGTAATAAAAGATGGCAAAGCCGTGCTGACGCCCGTGAAAACGGGCATCAGCGATTTCCAGAACATCGAGATTCTGAGTGGCCTCACGGCGGGCACGCAGGTGGTGAGCGGGCCATTCCGGGCCGTGTCGAAGACGCTGAAAGACGGCACTGCCGTGCTCGTGAAAGACGCCGCCAGCCTCAGCAAAGACGCTCTGGCCGATAATGGCAAGTAG
- a CDS encoding tryptophan 2,3-dioxygenase: protein MAPSPTPPAAPEAEFSPAVLAQLRRLQARYAADNQDLAAYLEGLYHADYVNYWDYIELDTLLSLQRPLTKFPDEKIFIIYHQITELYFKLCLHEYEQLGNLQEPTLGEVVLRLGRVNRYFENLIDSFDVMVDGMDKEQFLQFRMSLMPASGFQSVQYRFIELASTALENLVPAEKRRLLGDAPTHEEFMGCIYWQAGATVEETGAKALTLVEFERKYTGQLVAHARHFEHRNVWAVVQRLPEDQRRHPRLLRALKQLDVNVNVNWPLMHYKSAVRYLQRDPTDVPATGGTNWRNYLPPKFQRRIFYPQLWSAQELEEWGKGWVEKVLEEMG from the coding sequence ATGGCCCCCTCGCCTACCCCCCCCGCCGCGCCCGAAGCCGAATTTTCGCCCGCCGTGCTGGCCCAGCTGCGTCGTTTGCAAGCCCGCTACGCGGCCGACAACCAGGACCTGGCCGCCTACCTCGAAGGCCTGTATCACGCTGATTACGTGAACTATTGGGACTATATCGAACTGGATACGCTGCTGAGCCTGCAACGGCCGCTCACCAAATTTCCGGACGAGAAGATATTTATCATCTACCACCAGATTACGGAGCTGTATTTCAAGCTCTGCCTGCATGAGTATGAGCAGTTGGGCAACTTGCAGGAGCCCACGCTGGGCGAAGTGGTGCTGCGCCTGGGCCGCGTGAACCGCTATTTTGAGAATCTCATCGACTCGTTCGACGTGATGGTGGACGGGATGGACAAGGAGCAGTTTCTGCAATTTCGAATGAGCCTGATGCCCGCCTCGGGCTTCCAGAGCGTGCAGTACCGCTTCATTGAACTTGCCAGCACGGCCCTCGAAAACCTGGTGCCCGCCGAGAAGCGCCGCCTGCTCGGCGACGCCCCTACCCACGAAGAATTCATGGGCTGCATCTACTGGCAGGCCGGTGCCACGGTGGAAGAAACCGGCGCTAAAGCCCTGACTCTCGTGGAGTTTGAGCGCAAGTATACCGGCCAGCTCGTGGCCCACGCCCGCCACTTTGAGCACCGCAACGTCTGGGCCGTGGTGCAGCGCCTGCCCGAGGACCAGCGCCGCCACCCGCGCCTGCTGCGCGCCCTCAAGCAGCTCGACGTGAACGTGAACGTCAATTGGCCGCTGATGCACTATAAGTCGGCGGTGCGCTACCTCCAGCGCGACCCCACCGACGTGCCCGCCACCGGCGGCACCAACTGGCGCAACTACCTGCCACCCAAGTTCCAGCGCCGCATCTTCTACCCGCAGCTGTGGAGCGCCCAGGAGCTGGAAGAATGGGGGAAGGGCTGGGTAGAAAAGGTGCTGGAGGAGATGGGGTAA
- a CDS encoding DNA polymerase III subunit epsilon, translating into MYAIIDLETTGGQPANDRITELAIFVHDGQRVVDSYTTLVNPGRAIPPFITQLTGITNDMVAGAPRFHEVARKVVEMTEGCVFVAHNVRFDYSFLKKEFADLGYNYSRKTLCTVRLSRSLIPGQPSYSLGKLCQNIGISLEGRHRAAGDAEATAVLFDRLLKITQASDAAEANAADALARVDALAPAGRSATAEKKPSPRRVAAMTQAIKTALLPPLITPELVASLPQETGVYYFHNEAGEVIYVGKSINIYKRIQQHFAVDVKSRKSLDFKNSIADITYELTGSELVALLYESHLIKQLKPAYNRAQRRSVFPAGIYLKTDENGYKCLYYGRADARNSEIPIIALGNQYKAQGFLYHKVAKYNLCQKLCGLYKTTGACFDYQVHRCQGACVGQEPPESYNQRVDEAIDSITYEHESFVIIGIGRQAQEKSLVVIENGRYVGFGYVDETFSARKLADFREAVKPYADNKDVQQIIRQYVRTKRKGEQVKIFG; encoded by the coding sequence TTGTACGCTATCATTGACTTAGAAACTACCGGCGGCCAGCCGGCCAACGACCGCATCACGGAGCTGGCCATTTTTGTGCACGATGGCCAGCGGGTGGTCGATTCCTACACCACGCTGGTGAACCCCGGCCGGGCCATTCCGCCCTTCATCACCCAGCTCACGGGCATCACCAACGACATGGTGGCCGGTGCGCCGCGTTTCCACGAAGTGGCCCGCAAGGTGGTGGAGATGACCGAGGGCTGCGTATTCGTGGCGCACAACGTGCGGTTTGACTACTCCTTTCTCAAGAAGGAATTTGCCGACCTGGGCTACAACTACTCGCGCAAAACGCTGTGCACCGTGCGCCTCAGCCGCTCCCTGATACCGGGCCAGCCGAGCTATAGCCTGGGCAAGCTGTGCCAGAATATCGGCATTTCGCTGGAGGGCCGGCACCGCGCCGCCGGCGACGCCGAGGCCACCGCCGTGCTCTTCGACCGCCTGCTCAAAATAACGCAGGCCAGCGACGCCGCCGAGGCCAATGCCGCCGACGCCCTGGCCCGGGTGGATGCCCTGGCCCCCGCCGGCCGCAGCGCCACCGCCGAAAAAAAGCCCAGTCCGCGCCGCGTGGCGGCAATGACGCAGGCCATCAAGACGGCCCTCCTACCCCCCCTCATCACGCCCGAGCTGGTGGCCTCCCTACCCCAGGAAACGGGCGTGTACTACTTCCACAACGAGGCGGGCGAGGTGATTTACGTGGGCAAAAGCATCAACATCTACAAGCGCATTCAGCAGCACTTCGCGGTGGATGTGAAGTCGCGTAAGAGCCTGGATTTCAAGAATTCCATTGCTGATATTACCTATGAGCTGACCGGCTCGGAGCTGGTGGCGCTGCTCTACGAGTCGCACCTCATCAAGCAGCTCAAGCCGGCGTATAACCGGGCGCAGCGGCGCAGCGTGTTTCCGGCGGGCATTTACCTCAAAACCGACGAAAACGGCTACAAGTGCCTCTACTATGGCCGCGCCGACGCCCGCAACTCGGAGATTCCCATTATCGCGCTTGGCAACCAGTACAAGGCGCAAGGCTTTCTCTATCATAAGGTTGCGAAGTATAACCTGTGCCAGAAGCTGTGCGGGCTGTATAAAACGACGGGCGCGTGCTTCGACTACCAGGTGCACCGCTGCCAGGGCGCGTGCGTGGGCCAGGAGCCGCCCGAGAGCTACAACCAGCGCGTGGACGAGGCCATCGACAGCATCACTTACGAGCACGAGTCGTTCGTGATTATCGGCATCGGCCGGCAAGCCCAGGAGAAGTCGCTGGTCGTGATTGAAAACGGCCGCTACGTGGGCTTCGGCTACGTGGATGAGACGTTTTCGGCGCGCAAGCTGGCCGATTTTCGGGAGGCCGTGAAGCCGTATGCCGATAACAAGGACGTGCAGCAGATTATCCGGCAGTACGTGCGCACCAAGCGCAAGGGCGAGCAGGTGAAGATTTTCGGGTAA
- a CDS encoding phosphoprotein phosphatase codes for MNEKPLLILDLDETLIHATANRIREDFDFQIYQYFIYQRPGLVTFLTQCDKHFDLAVWSSASDDYVQAVVRQVFPTHLKLAFVWGRSRCTRFRLSEVDEQGFLSLDYAGKYEFAKRLRKVTRRRFDLKKMLIVDDTPEKVSQHYGNAIYIKPLLGERDDQELFYLATYLLSLRAVKNVRTIEKRYWRDEVV; via the coding sequence ATGAACGAGAAGCCCTTACTTATTCTTGACCTCGACGAAACATTGATTCATGCAACAGCGAATCGAATTAGGGAGGACTTTGATTTTCAGATTTACCAGTATTTTATTTATCAACGCCCAGGTTTAGTTACCTTTCTTACGCAATGCGATAAGCATTTCGACTTAGCGGTCTGGTCGTCGGCCAGCGATGACTATGTGCAAGCAGTTGTGAGGCAGGTATTTCCTACCCACCTCAAATTAGCTTTTGTGTGGGGGCGTTCCCGTTGCACGCGGTTTCGCCTCTCCGAAGTAGATGAGCAAGGGTTTCTTAGTTTGGACTACGCTGGCAAATACGAGTTTGCCAAGCGGCTCAGGAAGGTAACGCGCCGCAGGTTTGACTTAAAGAAGATGCTTATAGTGGATGACACACCAGAAAAAGTCAGCCAACACTATGGCAACGCCATTTACATTAAGCCACTCTTGGGCGAACGCGATGACCAAGAGCTGTTTTACCTCGCTACTTATTTGCTGTCTTTACGAGCAGTTAAAAACGTCCGAACTATCGAAAAAAGATATTGGCGGGATGAAGTAGTATAA
- a CDS encoding agmatinase gives MSESTLAQKIANFDPNALGDAAGGLFGLPFTSEEAQVVVVPVPWEVTVSYRAGTAQGPEAIRAASLQVDLYDPDLPEAWKLGLAMEEEDEAIAQTSRELRPIAADYIGWLEAGQPQEGASTHGAVPARLTAEGDKLIQWLKNKTGALLDAGKAVAVLGGDHSTPLGFLHALAERHPDGFGILQIDAHCDLRPAYEGFQYSHASIMYNALQLPAVKKLVQVGIRDMCQQEADLIEHSVGRVALFGQRFMSEEKFAKKSWKKVCGKIIAQLPQKVYISFDIDGLDPKLCPGTGTPVPGGLEFDEATYLLRMIVRSGRTIIGLDLNEVAPGDTEWNAIVGARLLFQLCNWMAVSQGRLVAKGVEAIEEKSTKK, from the coding sequence GTGTCTGAATCAACTCTCGCGCAAAAGATTGCCAACTTTGACCCCAACGCGCTCGGCGATGCCGCCGGCGGCCTGTTTGGCCTGCCCTTCACTTCGGAAGAGGCCCAGGTAGTAGTCGTGCCCGTGCCGTGGGAAGTAACCGTTAGCTACCGCGCCGGAACGGCGCAGGGCCCCGAAGCCATCCGCGCGGCGTCGCTGCAAGTGGACCTCTACGACCCCGACCTGCCCGAAGCCTGGAAGCTGGGCCTGGCGATGGAAGAGGAAGACGAGGCTATTGCCCAAACCAGCCGCGAACTCCGCCCCATTGCCGCTGATTACATCGGCTGGCTCGAAGCCGGGCAGCCCCAGGAGGGGGCGAGCACCCACGGCGCCGTACCGGCCCGCCTCACGGCCGAGGGCGACAAGCTGATTCAGTGGCTGAAGAACAAAACCGGCGCTCTGCTCGACGCGGGCAAGGCCGTAGCCGTGCTCGGCGGCGACCACAGCACCCCGCTGGGTTTCCTGCACGCGCTGGCCGAGCGCCACCCCGACGGCTTCGGCATCCTGCAGATTGACGCGCACTGCGACCTGCGCCCGGCCTACGAGGGTTTTCAATACTCGCACGCCAGCATTATGTATAATGCTTTGCAACTGCCGGCAGTGAAAAAGCTGGTGCAGGTAGGCATTCGCGACATGTGCCAGCAGGAGGCTGACCTCATCGAACATTCGGTGGGTAGGGTGGCCTTGTTTGGCCAGCGCTTCATGAGCGAGGAGAAATTCGCTAAGAAATCCTGGAAGAAGGTATGCGGTAAAATAATTGCCCAACTGCCTCAGAAAGTGTACATTAGCTTCGACATCGACGGCCTGGACCCCAAGCTATGCCCCGGCACCGGCACGCCCGTGCCCGGCGGCCTGGAATTTGACGAGGCCACCTACCTGCTACGCATGATAGTGCGGTCAGGTCGCACGATTATTGGCCTGGACCTCAACGAGGTAGCTCCCGGCGATACGGAGTGGAATGCTATCGTGGGCGCGCGCCTGCTCTTTCAGCTCTGCAACTGGATGGCCGTATCGCAAGGCCGCCTTGTGGCCAAAGGCGTGGAAGCAATCGAGGAAAAGAGCACTAAAAAGTAA
- a CDS encoding serine dehydratase: MIGPVMIGPSSSHTAGVVRIARAAIRMLGAVPTEAVITFYNSFARTYEGHGSDRAIVAGLLGYAPDDVRIRTAFDHAAEAGLAYTFQSVGNASTLHPNTIKLNLTGPDGHRVEVIGQSRGGGVIRIVEVDGFSCDFSGSLHTLIVDAQDVPGSIAFIASVIAHDDCNIATMFVSRKGKRDAARQFIEIDSAIKELTLAYLRHLSWVQRITYIPTLE, encoded by the coding sequence ATGATTGGCCCGGTGATGATTGGCCCCAGCTCGTCGCACACCGCCGGGGTAGTGCGCATTGCGCGGGCCGCCATCCGCATGCTGGGCGCGGTGCCCACCGAGGCCGTTATTACCTTTTACAACTCGTTTGCCCGCACCTACGAGGGCCACGGCTCGGACCGCGCCATCGTGGCCGGGCTGCTCGGCTACGCCCCCGACGATGTGCGCATTCGCACGGCCTTCGACCACGCGGCCGAGGCGGGGCTGGCATACACCTTTCAGAGCGTGGGCAATGCTTCGACGCTGCATCCAAACACGATTAAGCTGAATCTGACCGGCCCCGACGGCCACCGCGTGGAGGTCATTGGCCAGAGCCGGGGCGGTGGCGTTATCCGCATTGTGGAGGTCGATGGCTTTAGCTGCGACTTTTCGGGGTCGCTGCACACGCTCATCGTGGATGCCCAGGATGTGCCGGGCTCCATTGCGTTCATCGCCTCCGTTATCGCCCACGACGACTGCAACATTGCCACTATGTTCGTGTCGCGCAAGGGTAAGCGCGATGCCGCCCGGCAGTTTATTGAAATAGATAGTGCCATTAAAGAGCTGACCCTGGCCTACTTGCGCCACCTGAGCTGGGTGCAGCGCATCACCTACATTCCGACACTGGAGTAA
- a CDS encoding DNA topoisomerase IV, giving the protein MSDSLPPTPTHAYDEDSIRTLRWDEHIRLRPGMYIGKLGDGSSYDDGIYVLVKEVVDNCIDEHVMGYGRTVEIKISESKVQVRDYGRGIPLGKVVDVVSKINTGGKYDSKVFQKSVGLNGVGTKAVNALSSYFLVQSVRDGQLKAAEFSQGQLVSDPSPQKTSQRNGTLITFQPDETIFKNYRFIPEYLENQIRYYCYLNAGLTINFNGQKYMSEYGLLDLLSDKTDKDSRRYDIIHLKGEDIEMALTHGNDYGEEYYSFVNGQYTTQGGTHLAAFREALVKTVREHYGKDYDAADIRASVIGAISVRVQEPVFESQTKTKLGSINMGPESPTVRGFILDFVKEHLDNFLHKNPEAREKLESRIKQSERERKDMAGVKKLANQRAKKANLHNRKLRDCRFHLGENAKDGAEKEPLTTLFITEGDSASGSITKSRNVELEAVFSLRGKPLNCFGLKKKIVYENEEFNLLQHALNIEEGLEGLRYNRVVIATDADVDGMHIRLLLLTFFLQFFPDLVRNGHVFILETPLFRVRNKKDTIYCYNESEKQDAMRRLGRNPEVTRFKGLGEISPDEFGKFIGENIKLEPVILQSDRSVQQVLAYYMGKNTPARQEFIIDNLRLEKDLVTSDVLPVAEIALV; this is encoded by the coding sequence ATGAGTGATTCCCTACCCCCTACCCCCACCCACGCTTACGACGAAGACAGTATCCGCACCCTGCGCTGGGACGAGCACATTCGCCTGCGCCCCGGCATGTACATTGGCAAGCTCGGCGACGGCTCCAGCTATGATGACGGTATCTACGTGCTGGTGAAGGAGGTAGTCGATAACTGCATCGACGAGCACGTGATGGGCTACGGCCGCACCGTGGAGATAAAAATATCGGAGAGCAAGGTGCAGGTGCGCGACTACGGCCGCGGCATTCCGCTGGGCAAGGTCGTGGATGTGGTGAGTAAAATCAACACCGGCGGCAAGTACGACAGCAAGGTTTTCCAGAAGTCGGTGGGTTTGAATGGGGTAGGGACCAAGGCCGTGAACGCGCTCAGTAGCTATTTTCTGGTGCAAAGCGTGCGCGACGGCCAGCTCAAGGCAGCCGAGTTTTCGCAGGGCCAGCTCGTGAGCGACCCGAGTCCCCAGAAAACCAGCCAACGCAACGGCACGCTCATCACTTTCCAGCCCGACGAGACGATTTTCAAGAACTACCGCTTTATTCCGGAGTATCTCGAAAATCAGATTCGCTACTACTGCTACCTCAACGCGGGCCTGACCATCAACTTCAATGGCCAGAAATACATGTCGGAGTACGGCCTGCTCGACCTGCTCAGCGACAAAACGGACAAGGACAGCCGCCGCTACGATATCATTCACCTGAAGGGGGAGGATATTGAGATGGCCCTGACCCACGGCAACGACTACGGCGAGGAGTACTACTCGTTTGTCAATGGCCAGTATACTACGCAGGGTGGCACGCACTTAGCCGCGTTTCGCGAAGCGTTGGTGAAGACCGTACGCGAGCACTACGGCAAGGACTATGACGCGGCGGACATTCGAGCGTCCGTCATCGGCGCCATTTCGGTGCGGGTGCAGGAGCCGGTGTTCGAGAGCCAGACCAAGACCAAGCTCGGCAGCATCAACATGGGGCCGGAGAGCCCCACGGTGCGCGGCTTCATTTTGGACTTCGTGAAGGAGCACCTGGACAATTTCCTGCACAAAAATCCGGAGGCTCGGGAGAAGCTTGAGAGCCGGATAAAGCAGAGCGAGCGCGAACGCAAGGACATGGCCGGCGTGAAAAAGCTGGCCAACCAGCGCGCCAAAAAAGCCAACCTCCACAACCGCAAGCTGCGCGACTGCCGCTTTCACCTGGGCGAAAATGCCAAGGACGGCGCCGAAAAAGAGCCGCTTACTACCCTCTTCATCACCGAAGGCGACTCGGCCAGCGGCAGCATCACCAAGAGCCGCAACGTGGAGCTGGAAGCCGTGTTCAGCCTGCGCGGCAAACCCCTTAACTGCTTCGGGCTCAAGAAGAAAATCGTGTATGAGAACGAGGAATTCAACCTGTTGCAGCACGCGCTCAACATTGAGGAAGGGCTCGAAGGCCTGCGCTACAACCGCGTGGTAATCGCCACCGATGCCGACGTCGATGGCATGCACATCCGGCTGCTGCTGCTCACGTTCTTCCTCCAGTTCTTCCCCGACCTCGTGCGCAACGGCCACGTCTTTATTCTGGAAACGCCGCTGTTCCGGGTGCGCAACAAAAAGGACACCATCTACTGCTACAACGAGAGCGAAAAGCAGGACGCCATGCGCCGGCTGGGCCGCAACCCCGAGGTGACGCGCTTTAAGGGCTTGGGCGAAATCTCACCCGACGAGTTTGGCAAGTTTATCGGCGAAAACATCAAGCTGGAGCCGGTTATTCTGCAATCTGACCGCTCGGTGCAGCAGGTGCTGGCCTACTACATGGGCAAGAACACGCCCGCCCGCCAGGAGTTTATCATTGATAATCTGCGTCTTGAAAAAGACTTAGTGACGAGCGACGTGCTGCCGGTGGCCGAAATTGCGCTGGTGTAG